AACTCTACGAAAGCATGGTACAATCTTTTGTGGAATAGGATAATTCAGAAGGAAAATATCGGTGTACACACATACTTCAATCGTCTTAAATAGGAGATTAGCTGCAAACAATTATCAATCCATAAAATGAAAATAAAATGGTAATAGAAATAGAAAAACTAACCGAAAAAGATTTTTTGCAAGGTAATAAACCGTTCAGTTCTTTATTCCATGTTTCAATATGGAATAGTCAAACCCGTATTAAAATATTGAGTAAACAAGAAATAGACAATGTATCTATCTTGCCTATCATTAAAGCTGTTTTATTATGGGTAAATAATAACAGGGAATCCTGTTCTGAAGCAGCAATAGAGGAAGGAATGATATTACTTGCAGAAGAATGGATGAAAGACGAAGACTCTAAAGTAATAGATGAAAAAGATTGTTATTTGACAATAGATAAAGAGAAAGTATTTTTACCTATAACCCAAACCGATTTTTGTAATAGTTTAAGAGTACAATCTATCGTTTTTTCTATTGAAGAAGGAATAACAGATATAGATATGTATATAAACTGTGTTCCTGATTACTATGCAGGTCATGTCATATGGTATAACTTAATAATGAAAAACGATAAAATTGAATGTGAATGTAATGGATTAGAGGGATAAATATAGGTTGCTAACAAACTGTAAGAATTGGCAATATAGAGTTGTATTTCTTTGAAAACAAAGTTGATAGCCTATATTATTTCCCCAAACAAAACATTGGTAACAATCATCTTAACAGCTAAATGCAGTTTCTCACCAACCCATTACCAATCATTTAAACCATTAAGAATGAAACTCAAACAGCAAATAACAAATTTTTATCAAGTTCTAAAAGCGTTACCTGATAACGAAGAATATAACTCAGAAGGTGTCA
The DNA window shown above is from Bacteroides faecium and carries:
- a CDS encoding DUF2262 domain-containing protein codes for the protein MVIEIEKLTEKDFLQGNKPFSSLFHVSIWNSQTRIKILSKQEIDNVSILPIIKAVLLWVNNNRESCSEAAIEEGMILLAEEWMKDEDSKVIDEKDCYLTIDKEKVFLPITQTDFCNSLRVQSIVFSIEEGITDIDMYINCVPDYYAGHVIWYNLIMKNDKIECECNGLEG